One stretch of Candidatus Brocadiaceae bacterium DNA includes these proteins:
- a CDS encoding shikimate kinase, with protein sequence MNIILVGFRGTGKTTIGKILAQRLHKKFVDSDERIERESGKTIKDIFAENGEKYFRKVETQIIKELSLLDDVIISTGGGVILKEENVKLLKKNGIIIFLHADADILYKRIRNDSETQQNRPKLTEHGEFEEISYLIAYRWQFYDRAADFILETTHISANQAADKISYLIKNHVKI encoded by the coding sequence TTGAATATTATTTTAGTCGGTTTTCGTGGAACAGGCAAAACCACCATTGGTAAAATACTCGCACAGCGACTCCATAAGAAATTTGTCGATTCAGACGAGCGTATAGAGCGGGAGTCAGGAAAGACGATTAAAGATATTTTTGCAGAAAACGGAGAAAAGTATTTCCGGAAAGTGGAAACGCAAATCATTAAAGAGTTATCTCTGCTTGACGATGTAATTATCTCAACGGGCGGAGGCGTAATCCTCAAGGAAGAAAACGTGAAACTACTCAAGAAAAACGGGATCATCATCTTTCTTCATGCAGATGCAGACATCCTGTACAAGCGCATACGCAATGACTCAGAGACACAGCAAAACAGACCAAAGCTTACCGAACATGGAGAGTTCGAAGAAATTTCCTATCTTATCGCATACAGATGGCAATTTTACGACAGAGCAGCGGATTTTATTTTAGAAACCACCCATATATCGGCAAATCAGGCGGCAGATAAAATATCATATCTTATCAAAAATCACGTAAAAATATAA
- a CDS encoding shikimate dehydrogenase, whose protein sequence is MICIPITANNMENALQDMTEASKVADVIELRLDYIQNPNLELLLKNRTKPIIATNRPVREGGKYTGSEEERISLLKQAIQMQVEYVDIEHDSVQYIKKFLSSPVNNKTKCIVSYHDFHNTPDTLTGIYQKLSQCKTDIIKIVTYANDITDNFKIYRLLQTFKTPIISFCMGDYGIISRILYKKFGSFLTFASLGKGKESAPGQINIHELLDVYQLRKQDSNTAIYGLIGNPVSHSISPAIHNTLFQAMNFHSVYIPFRVNNISAFMKEFKGIGIKGCSITIPYKESVIKYVDEIDPLAKKIGAVNTIVNQNGRLVGYNTDCAAAIKTLKNMFPVSSEDNHLKDKNIALLGAGGVARSIAFGLKEVGAKVTIINRNYLRAQSLAQDVGCAAEDLSRFQTDDMKWDILINATPVGMHPSVNETPINKNSLQAKVHVFDTIYNPLETKLLQDAKARGCKVANGLPMFLYQAAAQFSLWTGKIPPYELLEKIAYKKLFGGVTEVTHNKY, encoded by the coding sequence ATGATTTGTATTCCCATCACCGCAAACAACATGGAAAATGCCCTTCAGGACATGACTGAAGCTTCAAAAGTTGCTGATGTCATTGAACTTCGCCTCGATTATATTCAAAATCCAAACCTCGAACTCCTGTTGAAAAATCGAACGAAGCCGATAATCGCAACAAACCGACCAGTTCGAGAAGGCGGAAAATACACGGGTAGCGAAGAGGAAAGAATATCTCTCTTAAAGCAAGCCATCCAAATGCAGGTCGAATACGTTGATATCGAACATGACAGTGTTCAATACATAAAGAAATTTTTATCATCACCCGTAAATAACAAGACAAAATGTATTGTATCCTATCACGATTTCCATAATACACCCGATACCTTAACAGGCATTTACCAAAAACTGAGTCAATGCAAAACTGACATTATAAAAATTGTTACTTATGCAAACGACATAACGGACAATTTTAAAATTTACCGGCTCTTGCAAACATTCAAAACGCCGATAATCTCATTTTGCATGGGGGATTATGGTATTATCAGCCGTATCTTATACAAAAAATTCGGCAGTTTTTTGACCTTTGCCTCTCTTGGAAAAGGAAAAGAATCCGCTCCGGGACAAATCAATATCCATGAACTCCTGGATGTTTACCAGTTAAGGAAACAAGATTCCAATACCGCCATCTACGGACTGATAGGGAATCCGGTATCTCACAGCATCAGCCCGGCAATCCACAATACCCTTTTTCAGGCAATGAATTTTCACAGTGTGTATATCCCTTTTCGCGTAAACAATATTAGTGCTTTTATGAAAGAGTTTAAAGGAATAGGCATAAAAGGATGCAGTATAACAATACCGTATAAAGAGTCCGTGATAAAATATGTGGATGAAATTGATCCTCTGGCAAAAAAAATAGGCGCAGTAAATACCATTGTAAACCAAAACGGACGCCTGGTTGGATACAATACCGATTGTGCCGCCGCGATAAAAACACTGAAAAATATGTTTCCGGTATCTTCGGAAGACAACCACTTAAAGGATAAAAACATTGCCTTGCTCGGCGCCGGCGGAGTGGCACGGTCGATAGCCTTTGGTCTAAAGGAAGTTGGCGCGAAAGTTACCATTATTAACAGAAATTACCTGAGAGCACAATCACTTGCACAAGATGTTGGTTGTGCGGCAGAGGACTTGAGCCGTTTCCAGACAGACGACATGAAATGGGATATCCTGATTAATGCCACACCTGTCGGTATGCATCCATCCGTCAATGAAACACCAATTAACAAAAACAGTTTACAAGCAAAAGTACATGTCTTTGATACTATTTACAATCCCCTGGAAACAAAATTGTTACAGGATGCAAAAGCCAGAGGCTGTAAAGTTGCAAATGGATTACCCATGTTTTTATACCAGGCAGCGGCACAGTTTTCTTTGTGGACGGGGAAAATACCACCGTACGAATTACTTGAAAAGATCGCGTATAAAAAGTTATTTGGAGGAGTGACAGAGGTCACACACAACAAATATTGA